One region of Mucilaginibacter gotjawali genomic DNA includes:
- a CDS encoding OLD family protein, with translation MKIAAIYIPGGNLPIIFGDGHKEVTINLGGRNLYQFNNKELVSVAENRYYIDDLLSSDIPLFSCIVGNNGGGKTTLLQYIANAYYCTYVLEEQDGAYELTRNIEKIHRIYFTPYLNYHSLDAARNNYKDLTKLTLLKLDNHGDSGLLDDFLEAHNSENTKRWIKFNHFYKNRQFTKIALPVFNEVTLSLAYFDTSTHKPDKFHDTSYQLRPAITLIYEKIKQEASEREIQKGEQFKGNIRDEEAKILTWLIRFEYDLYETALGKLVSLFERAGNHYLEEGIIPEDFEEMMANLTVREAFQWFLGNAGVYADSEQYLFAQHLNLLALVDYVHSLITAETMTENWRSIVISEAQALRVIQLYDAFNTSFIGEWFNFDTQPMFKFKPHINVSSGEQSFLNLFSTLYDHAENIKTGVDIDRYSTNSLEGIGKDILLLLDEGDNAFHPQWKKEYVKYLREIIPIIFEGYQIQIIITSHDPLTLSDLPKNNAVFLEKIDQVTKIGNSGSKRTLGANIADLLKDSFFMQDGQIGAYIAEVIDFIIEDIAAGRLSEQRQIAIERIIYCIDEPIIKFKLAEMLSEALGDKNFEARLIDDEIRRLQERRRQI, from the coding sequence ATGAAGATTGCAGCAATTTATATTCCGGGAGGTAATTTACCGATAATCTTTGGCGACGGGCATAAGGAAGTCACCATTAACCTGGGTGGCCGAAACTTGTACCAGTTCAACAACAAGGAACTGGTTTCGGTAGCCGAAAACCGTTATTATATTGACGACCTGCTGAGCAGCGATATTCCTCTGTTTTCTTGCATAGTGGGGAATAATGGTGGCGGCAAAACAACTTTGCTGCAATACATCGCCAACGCTTATTATTGCACCTATGTACTCGAGGAACAGGATGGTGCCTATGAGCTGACCCGGAATATCGAGAAAATACACCGCATTTATTTTACGCCATACCTTAATTACCATTCACTGGATGCGGCCCGTAACAACTACAAGGACCTGACTAAACTAACGCTGCTGAAACTGGATAACCACGGCGACAGCGGCCTGCTGGATGATTTTTTAGAGGCCCATAATTCTGAAAACACCAAGCGCTGGATCAAATTCAACCATTTTTATAAGAACCGCCAATTTACCAAGATCGCTTTGCCGGTTTTTAATGAGGTTACGCTAAGCCTGGCGTATTTTGATACGAGCACCCATAAGCCAGATAAATTTCATGACACTTCCTATCAGCTGCGGCCTGCTATTACCCTAATCTATGAAAAGATCAAGCAGGAAGCTTCTGAACGGGAAATACAGAAGGGCGAGCAATTCAAAGGTAATATCCGGGATGAAGAAGCCAAAATTTTAACATGGTTAATACGTTTTGAATATGACCTGTATGAAACGGCTTTAGGGAAATTGGTCTCGCTTTTTGAAAGGGCCGGTAACCATTACCTGGAGGAGGGCATCATTCCTGAAGATTTTGAAGAAATGATGGCCAACCTGACGGTTCGTGAAGCTTTTCAATGGTTCCTGGGAAATGCAGGGGTGTATGCGGATAGCGAACAATACCTGTTTGCCCAGCATTTAAATTTGCTGGCCCTTGTAGATTATGTGCACTCGCTCATAACTGCCGAAACGATGACTGAAAATTGGCGCAGTATTGTGATCAGCGAAGCTCAGGCTTTACGTGTGATTCAGTTGTACGACGCTTTCAACACTTCTTTTATCGGGGAGTGGTTTAATTTTGATACCCAACCGATGTTTAAGTTCAAGCCGCACATCAACGTCAGTTCCGGGGAGCAGTCGTTTTTAAATTTGTTCAGCACGCTTTACGATCATGCCGAAAACATCAAAACCGGTGTTGATATTGACAGGTATTCCACCAATTCGCTGGAGGGTATCGGAAAGGACATCCTGTTACTACTTGACGAGGGTGACAATGCCTTTCACCCGCAATGGAAAAAGGAGTATGTAAAATACCTCCGTGAGATCATACCCATCATTTTCGAGGGTTATCAAATACAGATCATCATCACTTCCCACGACCCACTGACTTTATCCGACCTACCCAAAAATAACGCGGTGTTTTTGGAGAAAATTGACCAGGTAACAAAGATCGGCAATTCCGGGTCTAAAAGAACGTTGGGTGCCAATATCGCGGATTTATTGAAGGATTCATTTTTTATGCAGGATGGACAGATCGGCGCTTATATTGCCGAAGTGATCGACTTCATTATTGAGGATATTGCCGCTGGTCGTCTTTCGGAGCAAAGGCAAATCGCCATAGAACGGATCATCTACTGTATCGACGAACCCATTATTAAATTTAAACTGGCGGAAATGTTATCCGAGGCATTAGGGGATAAAAATTTTGAAGCGCGCCTGATCGATGATGAGATCCGCAGGCTTCAGGAAAGAAGGAGGCAAATCTGA